The window TCCCCCATTCGAAAAATAATTTCCTTCTGCGTTTCCTCGATCTCATTCGTAAGCAAAGCAGATTCTAAGGACTTACCCGCGTAGGAGGAAGCTAACGTTAAATATTCCATGTCTTTATCTGAAAATTGCTCACTTGCCGTTAGCTTATTAATGGCTTGGTAAGCACCTATAATTTCACCTTGGCTGTTTCGGAACGGAATAACCAAGAGCGCTTTGGTGCGGTAACCCGTTTGTTGGTCCGTTCGAAGAGCTCCATTCATGAGATAGGACTTATACTCTTCATTCGAATAAGCGTCATGAATAAATACAGCTTTATCATTCGTTACAGCATAGCCGACAAGACCAGCCGTACTAGGTATGCGAATTTCATCGAGACCATGAGCTACTTTGGACCATAACTCATTTTTGTTCGTATCAAGCAACCAGACCGTACATCGATCAGAGACAATCATTTCTCGTCCCATATCGGCCATCAGCATAAGTACATTGTCTAGGATTCGTTCGTTAGCAATTTTGGCTGCATAGTCAAAGATGACGCGCAGCATCTCCTGAGGATCCAGGTCTCTTTTTAACTGGGAATTTATATCGAATTGTTCGTTTTCCATGTCAGCCTCCTAACATTCACCGAACTTAGTTTATCATAAATTTCATAGAAATTGGTTACATCTTGTCGAGTTAACTGAAAATTAAGATGAATTTGTCGATCTTAACGAAAGGATTGTAAACATACAGCCTCGAATACGACTATGATACAATAAGAGATATTTGAACGGTTTATAAGCGGAGAGACTTTGGTCTCCGACCAAAGATCCCTATATATTGTATGGAAAGAAGAATAGGAGTGCTGCATGTGGAGTGGATTTGGGGTTTAGCGGGAAGCTTGATCATCGCAGGTGCGGCCTATTGGAAGGGTTCCTTATCCTTATCGGGCTTGGCTGCTGCTATGCTGCTCGGTACGTCGATGTTTGCACTGGGAAACTTAGCTTGGTTTGGGACACTTATCGCCTTCTTCATATCTTCTACCTTATTATCTAAACTCAAGCATCAACGTAAATCTACAGCAGAAAGCGGTTATGCCAAAGGTGGAAGACGCGATGCCGGACAAGTTGCTGCAAATGGCGGTCTCGGTTTATTGCTATGTATAGGGAATGCGGTTTGGCCCGATCCAGCTTGGTGGATTGTATTTGTTGGGGTTATGGCAACGGTCAATGCAGACACTTGGGCTACGGAAATCGGTGGAATGAGTTTATCTACACCGCGTTCAATTATTAACGGCAAGCGTGTTCCGGCTGGCACATCGGGTGGTGTAACGGGATTAGGACTGCTGGCTTCATTGCTGGGAGGAGCATTCATTGGTTTGGTTAGTGGATGGTTCAGTCAGATGATTGAGTTAGAGTATGAGGGAGGGGCAATTGCAGTACTATTCATACTGGGTGCTGTTTCTGGTTTGATTGGTTCGTTGGCAGATTCTTGGCTAGGAGCGACGTTTCAAGTGATGTATCGGTGTAACGTTTGCGGGAAAACCATCGAGAAACAGTTTCATTGTGGCCAGAAAGCCGTACAGATTCGCGGTATGAGATGGATGACAAATGATATGGTCAATGCCGTATCCTCGCTAGTCGGAGGCATTATGTGCTTAGCATTAAGTGTTTGGATAAATCCTCTGTTTTAAAATAACTACAAAACAACCCTACTGCAATCTGTGCAGCAGGGTTGTTTTTGTATGCTTAATGAACCGTTGAACCACTTGGTTCAGATTGGTCTTTATCATTCGCCGGTTGCGGGGGAGCTGGGGGGAATAAGGCATCCTGTAGCTGCTTTTCCAAATGGCGAACTGTACGCTGCAGCTTGTATTGACGTACCATTCCGAAGAGGCCGACAATCAGACCGCCTAACAAGGTGGATGTTAAAATGACAAGGATTAAGGGTGTGGATGTCTGAGCAAACATGAAATTTACTTGAACCGGTTCGACATTAATGACGGCAAAAACTGCCGTTATGAGGGCGAATATTAAAGCAGATATGAGAATCCATTGCATCTTCATCCATCAGTCATCCTTTCACCTGAGAAAAGGTTGAAGGCGTACGCCCTCAACCTTTATCAGAACAATTACTTCGTTAACTCTTCCATTTGATCAAGTAGGGAGCTGAAGACACTCATCGCTTGCTTGATTGGTTCCGGTGTGGACATGTCTACGCCGGCCTTTTTCAAGATGTTAAGTGAGTAGTCGCTGCCGCCGCTTTTTAAGAAGCCCAAGTAACGGTCTACGGCAGGCTGGCCTTCATCCAGAATTTGCTTCGCAAAGCTGGTTGCTGCCGAGAAGCCCGTTGCATATTTGTACACATAGAAGCTGTTGTAAAAATGAGGAATTCTAGCCCATTCCATCTCGATATCCTGATCCACGACCATGGCATCCCCATGGTACAGCTTATTCAAGCCATAGTAGATTTCGCTGAATTCCTGTGGAGTCAGGGAATCTCCGTTTTCTGATTTCTCGTGGGTAATCATTTCGAATTCAGCAAACATTGTCTGACGGAATACCGTTGTTCTGAACTGATCCGCGTAGTAAGTTAGCAAATAAAGCTTTTCTTTCGGATCCGTTACGCGTTTCAATAAATAGTCCATGAGCAGTGCCTCATTAAGCGTAGAAGCGACTTCAGCAAGGAAAATCGTATACTGCGCATAACGGTACTCTTGGTTCTCATCGGACAAATACGAATGAATGGCGTGACCCATTTCGTGTGTCAATGTGAACATGCTGTTCAAGTTGTCCTTATGATTCAGAAGCACGTAAGGATGTGTGCCATAGGCACCCCAGCTATAAGCGCCGTTCCGCTTATTTTTGTTCTCATAGACATCGATCCAATGGTTATCGAAGCCGTCTTGAAGAATTTTTAAATAGTTTTCGCCCAGTGGGGCTAAACTTTTCATAATTTCTTCTTTGGCTTGCTGGTAAGTGATGTCCATCTTGAACTCTTCAACCAGCGGGGCAAATAGGTCGTACATATGTAATTCATCGACTTTAAGCAGCTTCTTGCGGAGCTTCAGGTAACGCTGCAGCTGCGGCAAAGAATCGTGAATAGTAGAAATTAAGTTCGTGTACACTTCTTTCTTAATATTGTCCCCAAACAGGGTGGATTCAAGAACGGAAGGATAGTGACGAGCCTTGGCATAGAAGATATTCTTATTAATATTCGCGCTAAGCGTTGCGCCAATTGTATTCTTATTGTTGCGATAAGTTTCGTAGACAGCATGGAAGGCATTTTTTCGAACTTCGGCGTTGCGGCTCTCTAGGAATTGAATGTAACTTCCATGCGTAAGTTCGACTTCTTCGCCTTTTTCGTTCTTAATTTTCGGGAATTTCAAATCAGCATTGTTCAGCATACCGAAGATGGTGCTTGGCGCTCCAGCCATGTTACCCGCTTGGGCAAGCAGGGCTTCCTGATCCTTGGATAGGGTATGCGGCTTCTGGCGAATCATTTCTTCGAGTGTGTCCTTATAGAAAGATAAAGAAGGATCTTCCACCAGCTGCTTAAGCTTTTCATCCGATAAACTGAGAATTTCTGGTGAAACAAAGGAGAGCGCTTCTCCTACTTCGACACTAATTTTTTTTGCTTTATCAGATAAGGCCTGGTAGGTTGGTTCTGCTGTATCTTCATGGTGCTTCATGTTGGCATAAACATACAGTCTTTCTGTTTTCACAGAGACTTCATCCTCCAACTGGAAACACTGCTTTACCGTTGCGGGATCGCTTAGTTTTCCTTGGAAGGCGCTGATTTTGCCAAGCGAGTTTTTCACATCCTGAAATTCCTGTTCCCAAGCCTTCTGATCGGCAAATAAATCCTCCAGATTCCATCGGTGCTCGGCCGGTACTTGCTTGCGTTCCAATATTTGAGTCATCGGAGCCCTCCTGTCCTTGTTTTGAGATTGGGGTAATCGGCTATCTCTTGCGTGTAATTCGACTGCAGGGATCGAGCTTAGAAGCAGTCCCATTGCCGCAGTCACATAAATCCAGCGCATTACGGTCACGCTCCCGGCATATTCCCACATGGGATGTGTTTGATAAAATCCCATAACATGGTTTTCACCTAGTATGACCGTTAATCCACTCATTTATGATTATATGAAAAAGCTGGAAGGAAGTAAATTTACATTCCGGCTCCAAAGAAGCTAATTAAGATTAGTACAAACGATAACGAGACCATAACAATCGCCAGTAAGGCTAAGTAACGTTTCATTTGTGCCGGAAGGCTGTCTTTTTTCATAATCAAAATGATGGCAAGGCAGAAGGATACGAGTACAAATGTGATGATAGATCCGGAATCGGTCATTGTTGAATCATCCTTATCCCTATAGAGTATGACACTTGCTAACTAACGCATGATACTAACTTTCGCTGTGCAAATGAAAACTCCTTTTTCAGCCAGCATGCTGCATCGTTTCATCCGGATTTTCATCATCCTCCGCTTTGACCAGTATGAACTTGCCGCGAGAATCCATTTTGACGGTAAACCGATCTTCAGCAGCAATCTGTGCCTCATCGCTTAATTCCTTAGGAAGTGTAAGCTGACCGCTGTCCCCAACTTCGACCTGGTAGCCAATCATTTTCGACCATTTGCCTGCTGCAAGCACTACTACGATGAGTAAACCAATGAACAACCATTTGCCAAGCGGATTTGAGTTGAAATAAGGGGCAAGGAAACTCTCACCGGTAATCATTTTACCAGCTGTTAATACGAGCACACCTGCACCGATATATAGGATCGACGGATACTTCTCAATCCATTTGATGAACAGCGTACTGCCCCAAACAACGATAGGTACACTAACCAGAAGCCCGATAATTACAAGTAAAAAATTTCCATGAGCAGCACCGGCTACAGCAATGACATTATCGAGACCCATCACGGCATCAGCAATAATAATCGTTCGAATGGCTGCCCAGATGCCGTCTTTGACCTTAATATGATCGTGATTTTTCTTTTCACTAAGCAGTTTATACGAAATCCAAAGGAGAAGAATACCGCCGATCAGTAGAAGACCAGGGATTTTCAGAAGAGTAACGACGACCATTGTTGCCAGAGCACGAATAACGATGGCGCCAACCGTACCCAAGAGGATAACTTTCTTTTGTGTTTCTTTTTTCAAATTACGTGCAGCCATACCGATAACGATCGCGTTATCCCCCGCAAGTACCAAATCAATGAGAATAATGCTGAGTAGTGAGACGAAGAAACCTGATGATAACCAATCCATGAGCGAACACTCCCTTTAGCGTATTTTTTGAAAAAAATAGAGCCTAGCACCGGTGACCGGTGAAGGCTCTAATTCATCAAAAAAGACCTTCACCAATAAACATGGCAAAGGTCTTGCTAACAACGTTTGTCGTTGCCAATAAAGCCGGGACCTGATGAGGATCCGAATTGACGACTTTACTGTATCAGCTACTCCCCTTTGGAGTGATACGTATGAACTTATAACTTAATTATAAGAAGGGTGGATGTGAAAGTCAAGGCATTTGGACCAAAGAATTAAACTTCTTTGAAAGCATCCATGATAGCTTGCCATTCTTCATCCGTACCTTGGAACTTGTCCTTAGCAAACCGCTCACTAGCCCAGTGCAACATAGCTGGTCGTCCGATGAAGGTATGACACTCTTCGCCCCATTGATCGGTTATTTCGGTGAGAACGATTTTACTGCCCTGTACCTCGACATTCAGCATGTTCCATTTATCTTTTTTGTAAATAACGTGTTTCTTAAAAGGTTGATTTGACACTTGTTTTCCTCGTTTCTGCATTGAGCTCAAAGATATAAGCAATCGTACCACAAAAAGTGGCGATTTCCAAACAAGCAGCTGTCAATTTCTTGTTGCCTCCAATCACGGTCCCATGATAAAATCCTCCTAATCCTTTCCATAGGGAATGGGTTATGAGGCAGTTAGGCAAGGCCAAGAGTTGAGCAGAGGAGAGATGAGCATGGAACAAAAGCGTGTTTATGAGCAGGTTGGGGTTGCGATGACCTCAAGATCGTACGCAGAATATGAGAAAATGTTTATGTTGCAGACCGAAAATTTAATGGGTAAGCGAGTTTTAGATGTTGCAGGCGGTGCATCTTCCTTTACGGTAGAGGCGCGGCAGCTAGGTATATTTTCAGAAGCGGTTGATCCTTTGTATGAGAAATCTGCTGAGGCGATCGCGGAGCATGGTCTGCAAGAGATTGAGCTTGTTGCAGCCAAAATGGAAAAGTTAGTAGATGTGTATGATTGGACGTATTATGGTTCTGTTGACAAACACAAAGCTGGACGTGTCAAAGGCCTTAAGCAGTTTGTAAAT is drawn from Paenibacillus sp. V4I7 and contains these coding sequences:
- a CDS encoding HD domain-containing phosphohydrolase; the protein is MENEQFDINSQLKRDLDPQEMLRVIFDYAAKIANERILDNVLMLMADMGREMIVSDRCTVWLLDTNKNELWSKVAHGLDEIRIPSTAGLVGYAVTNDKAVFIHDAYSNEEYKSYLMNGALRTDQQTGYRTKALLVIPFRNSQGEIIGAYQAINKLTASEQFSDKDMEYLTLASSYAGKSLESALLTNEIEETQKEIIFRMGEIGESRSKETGNHVKRVAEYSYLLALGLGMNQEEAELLKMASPMHDIGKVAIPDSVLNKPGKLTDEEFKLMQNHTRIGYNLLKNSNRHILKTAAVVAYEHHEKWNGRGYPRGIKGEDIHIYGRITAIADVFDALGSERVYKKAWELDRILHLFKEERGEHFDPKVVDSFFQQLPDILRVRDLYSDAALEDPTEV
- a CDS encoding DUF92 domain-containing protein, translated to MEWIWGLAGSLIIAGAAYWKGSLSLSGLAAAMLLGTSMFALGNLAWFGTLIAFFISSTLLSKLKHQRKSTAESGYAKGGRRDAGQVAANGGLGLLLCIGNAVWPDPAWWIVFVGVMATVNADTWATEIGGMSLSTPRSIINGKRVPAGTSGGVTGLGLLASLLGGAFIGLVSGWFSQMIELEYEGGAIAVLFILGAVSGLIGSLADSWLGATFQVMYRCNVCGKTIEKQFHCGQKAVQIRGMRWMTNDMVNAVSSLVGGIMCLALSVWINPLF
- a CDS encoding lipopolysaccharide assembly LapA domain-containing protein; this translates as MKMQWILISALIFALITAVFAVINVEPVQVNFMFAQTSTPLILVILTSTLLGGLIVGLFGMVRQYKLQRTVRHLEKQLQDALFPPAPPQPANDKDQSEPSGSTVH
- the pepF gene encoding oligoendopeptidase F — protein: MTQILERKQVPAEHRWNLEDLFADQKAWEQEFQDVKNSLGKISAFQGKLSDPATVKQCFQLEDEVSVKTERLYVYANMKHHEDTAEPTYQALSDKAKKISVEVGEALSFVSPEILSLSDEKLKQLVEDPSLSFYKDTLEEMIRQKPHTLSKDQEALLAQAGNMAGAPSTIFGMLNNADLKFPKIKNEKGEEVELTHGSYIQFLESRNAEVRKNAFHAVYETYRNNKNTIGATLSANINKNIFYAKARHYPSVLESTLFGDNIKKEVYTNLISTIHDSLPQLQRYLKLRKKLLKVDELHMYDLFAPLVEEFKMDITYQQAKEEIMKSLAPLGENYLKILQDGFDNHWIDVYENKNKRNGAYSWGAYGTHPYVLLNHKDNLNSMFTLTHEMGHAIHSYLSDENQEYRYAQYTIFLAEVASTLNEALLMDYLLKRVTDPKEKLYLLTYYADQFRTTVFRQTMFAEFEMITHEKSENGDSLTPQEFSEIYYGLNKLYHGDAMVVDQDIEMEWARIPHFYNSFYVYKYATGFSAATSFAKQILDEGQPAVDRYLGFLKSGGSDYSLNILKKAGVDMSTPEPIKQAMSVFSSLLDQMEELTK
- a CDS encoding TerC family protein, with translation MDWLSSGFFVSLLSIILIDLVLAGDNAIVIGMAARNLKKETQKKVILLGTVGAIVIRALATMVVVTLLKIPGLLLIGGILLLWISYKLLSEKKNHDHIKVKDGIWAAIRTIIIADAVMGLDNVIAVAGAAHGNFLLVIIGLLVSVPIVVWGSTLFIKWIEKYPSILYIGAGVLVLTAGKMITGESFLAPYFNSNPLGKWLFIGLLIVVVLAAGKWSKMIGYQVEVGDSGQLTLPKELSDEAQIAAEDRFTVKMDSRGKFILVKAEDDENPDETMQHAG
- a CDS encoding methyltransferase domain-containing protein translates to MEQKRVYEQVGVAMTSRSYAEYEKMFMLQTENLMGKRVLDVAGGASSFTVEARQLGIFSEAVDPLYEKSAEAIAEHGLQEIELVAAKMEKLVDVYDWTYYGSVDKHKAGRVKGLKQFVNDFSSKDAASRYHAACLPSLPFAEASFDLVLCSHFLFLYEEQFDYAFHRAAVKELLRACKPGGEVRIYPLLNFRQVEYGKLSELINELTNEGCLVQKREARLPFLPNSHQYLCIIKHPST